From a region of the Rhodococcus sp. 4CII genome:
- a CDS encoding TetR/AcrR family transcriptional regulator — MASPVKQTRMSATERRELVLAAASRAFARDGYHGTSTDAVAREAGVSQPYVVRMFGSKSRLFADVFDRAMRRIMDAFEPCFDDVAADPENDESWLPLGIAYTELLEDRDLLLVMMHGFTSGANPEIGALARDWMSRLYTQIRTRTGCSPERARTFIANGMLLNTLLAMQVPEHAGQDPALEELAVCAFGSTLDAAATEN, encoded by the coding sequence ATGGCATCGCCCGTGAAACAGACCCGGATGAGCGCGACCGAGCGTCGCGAACTCGTACTGGCGGCCGCGTCCCGCGCGTTCGCCCGGGACGGCTATCACGGCACCAGCACCGACGCCGTCGCACGCGAGGCGGGGGTGTCCCAGCCCTACGTGGTCCGGATGTTCGGTTCGAAGTCGCGACTGTTCGCCGACGTCTTCGACCGGGCGATGCGCCGGATCATGGACGCCTTCGAACCCTGCTTCGACGACGTCGCCGCCGACCCGGAGAACGACGAGTCGTGGCTTCCGCTGGGCATCGCGTACACCGAACTGCTCGAAGACCGCGATCTCCTGCTCGTCATGATGCACGGCTTCACGTCCGGCGCGAACCCGGAGATCGGCGCCCTGGCGCGCGATTGGATGTCGCGGCTCTACACGCAGATCCGAACGCGCACCGGATGCAGCCCCGAACGGGCCCGCACCTTCATCGCCAACGGAATGCTGCTCAACACCCTGCTCGCCATGCAGGTACCCGAGCATGCCGGGCAGGATCCGGCGCTCGAGGAACTGGCCGTGTGCGCGTTCGGCAGCACCCTGGACGCGGCGGCAACCGAGAACTGA
- a CDS encoding FHA domain-containing protein: MEACGRGVAVDRAVESRLSYSDREGHHHTVDLSPTSARVTIGRSPGSDLLLTEDDEVSRLHAVLECVGSHWTILDDGLSRNGTFVNGERLAGRRRLRQGDSIRIGGTKIRYLEFGGALDEATRMGSDMPDVRSLTDTQRAVLTALCRPYKHGAAFANPASNQQIAQELFLSVDAIKTHLRALFAKFGVGDLPQNQKRVSLAERAMRSGIINERDL; the protein is encoded by the coding sequence ATGGAAGCGTGCGGAAGGGGTGTCGCCGTGGACCGAGCGGTTGAGTCTCGACTGAGCTATTCCGACCGGGAGGGTCACCACCACACCGTGGACCTCTCCCCCACTTCCGCGCGCGTCACGATCGGACGCTCGCCGGGATCCGACCTGCTCCTGACCGAGGACGACGAGGTCTCCCGGCTGCATGCGGTGCTCGAATGCGTCGGATCGCACTGGACCATCCTCGACGACGGACTGTCCCGCAACGGCACCTTCGTCAACGGCGAGCGGCTCGCGGGGCGTCGGCGACTCCGGCAGGGCGACAGCATCCGGATCGGCGGCACCAAGATCCGGTACCTGGAATTCGGCGGCGCACTGGACGAGGCCACCCGGATGGGTAGCGACATGCCCGACGTCCGATCGCTCACCGACACCCAGCGGGCGGTCCTCACGGCGCTGTGCCGGCCGTACAAGCACGGCGCCGCCTTCGCGAATCCCGCCTCGAATCAGCAGATCGCCCAGGAACTGTTCCTCAGCGTCGACGCGATCAAGACCCACCTGCGCGCGTTGTTCGCGAAGTTCGGCGTCGGCGATCTCCCCCAGAATCAGAAGCGGGTCAGCCTGGCCGAACGGGCCATGCGCAGCGGCATCATCAACGAGCGCGACCTCTGA